A single genomic interval of Camelina sativa cultivar DH55 chromosome 11, Cs, whole genome shotgun sequence harbors:
- the LOC104723007 gene encoding transcription initiation factor TFIID subunit 11, with protein MKHSKDPFEAAIEEEQEESAPESPVGGGGGGGGGGDGSEEGRTEIDQTQEEDERPVDVRRPAKKSKTSVAVAEARNKDDDEEEEEENMEVELTKYPTCADPAKMAKMQTILSQFTEDQMSRYESFRRSALQRPQMKKLLIGVTGSQKIGMPMIIVVCGIAKMFVGELVETARVVMAERKESGPIRPCHIRESYRRLKLEGKVPKRSVPRLFR; from the exons ATGAAACATTCCAAGGATCCATTTGAAGCAGCAATTGAGGAGGAGCAAGAGGAATCTGCGCCGGAATCACCCGttggcggcggcggaggaggaggaggaggaggcgatGGTAGTGAAGAAGGACGAACTGAAATCGATCAGACACAGGAGGAGGATGAGAGACCTGTAGATGTTCGCCGTCCGGCAAAGAAGTCTAAAACCTCCGTTGCTGTGGCCGAAGCGAGGAACAaagatgacgatgaagaagaagaggaagagaatatGGAAGTTGAGCTTACTAAATACCCAACTTGTGCTGACCCTGCTAAGATGGCTAAAATGCA AACCATTTTATCGCAATTCACAGAGGATCAGATGAGTAGATATGAATCTTTTAGGAGATCTGCACTTCAAAGACCACAGATGAAGAag CTGTTGATAGGTGTCACAGGGAGTCAGAAGATTGGTATGCCAATGATTATTGTTGTCTGTGGTATAGCGAAGATGTTCGTTGGTGAACTCGTTGAAACAG CTCGAGTTGTTATGGCGGAAAGGAAAGAATCAGGACCTATAAGACCTTGTCATATCAGGGAGTCCTATCGTAGACTAAAGCTTGAAGGGAAAGTGCCTAAAAGATCAGTTCCTCGGCTCTTCCGCTAG
- the LOC104723006 gene encoding uncharacterized protein LOC104723006 isoform X2 has protein sequence MMRYQRVSPDCLPHTNGSKKPYLRPSPSRSTNDDTTTTTARGFNAGSSCTTTSSLDGIPKGFRFRSTSQQQQQQEHDPSPSRRGGDVLLQWGQRKRSRASRAEIRSITADDSSSSSGQGKIQSNKLQRRSVNPSMPPPPPAPPVFTSRSTNPRNGFVVGKESFFPSSSRNLEDRSANGSPSRNNNMNGRMMSRSGGGSKRSPPSPDQIEKRSSVLRDQRQNGFDHQQQQQHQRVVRSESTAHHPEVEMNGGEREKATQEWPRIYIALSRKEKEEDFLVMKGTKLPHRPRKRAKNIDKALQFCFPGMWLSDLTKNRYEVREKKNVKKQPKRRGLKGMENLDTDSE, from the exons ATGATgag gTATCAAAGAGTAAGCCCAGATTGTCTTCCCCATACAAACGGAAGCAAGAAGCCCTACTTAAGACCATCACCTTCAAGATCAACAAACGAcgacaccaccaccaccaccgcaaGAGGATTCAACGCCGGATCATCATGCACAACAACCTCTTCCTTAGACGGAATCCCCAAAGGATTCCGATTCAGATCCACctcccaacaacaacaacaacaagaacatgaTCCTAGTCCTAGCCGTCGCGGCGGAGATGTGCTGTTACAGTGGGGACAACGAAAGCGATCGAGAGCTTCCAGAGCCGAGATCCGATCCATCACAGCTGACGACTCTTCATCTTCGTCAGGACAAGGTAAGATTCAATCAAACAAGCTTCAGAGACGATCGGTGAATCCTTCTatgccgccaccaccaccagctCCGCCTGTTTTCACTAGCCGGAGTACAAACCCTAGAAACGGTTTCGTCGTCGGCAAGGAATCTTTCTTCCCTTCTTCCTCCAG GAATCTAGAAGATCGATCAGCCAACGGATCACCATCAAGGAACAACAACATGAACGGCCGTATGATGTCCAGATCGGGTGGTGGCTCAAAGCGATCTCCACCTTCACCTGACCAAATCGAGAAGAGATCAAGCGTACTTAGAGATCAGAGACAAAACGGGTTtgatcatcaacaacaacaacagcatcaGAGAGTGGTCAGATCAGAATCAACGGCTCATCATCCAGAAGTGGAGATGaatggaggagagagagagaaagcaacgCAAGAGTGGCCAAGGATCTACATTGCTTTGTCTaggaaagagaaggaagaagatttcTTGGTTATGAAAGGAACTAAGCTTCCTCATAGACCCAGGAAACGTGCTAAGAACATTGATAAAGCCCTTCAG TTTTGTTTCCCAGGGATGTGGTTATCTGATTTGACCAAGAACCGTTATGAAGTTAGGGAgaagaaaaatgtgaagaag
- the LOC104723006 gene encoding uncharacterized protein LOC104723006 isoform X1: MMRYQRVSPDCLPHTNGSKKPYLRPSPSRSTNDDTTTTTARGFNAGSSCTTTSSLDGIPKGFRFRSTSQQQQQQEHDPSPSRRGGDVLLQWGQRKRSRASRAEIRSITADDSSSSSGQGKIQSNKLQRRSVNPSMPPPPPAPPVFTSRSTNPRNGFVVGKESFFPSSSRNLEDRSANGSPSRNNNMNGRMMSRSGGGSKRSPPSPDQIEKRSSVLRDQRQNGFDHQQQQQHQRVVRSESTAHHPEVEMNGGEREKATQEWPRIYIALSRKEKEEDFLVMKGTKLPHRPRKRAKNIDKALQFCFPGMWLSDLTKNRYEVREKKNVKKQQPKRRGLKGMENLDTDSE; this comes from the exons ATGATgag gTATCAAAGAGTAAGCCCAGATTGTCTTCCCCATACAAACGGAAGCAAGAAGCCCTACTTAAGACCATCACCTTCAAGATCAACAAACGAcgacaccaccaccaccaccgcaaGAGGATTCAACGCCGGATCATCATGCACAACAACCTCTTCCTTAGACGGAATCCCCAAAGGATTCCGATTCAGATCCACctcccaacaacaacaacaacaagaacatgaTCCTAGTCCTAGCCGTCGCGGCGGAGATGTGCTGTTACAGTGGGGACAACGAAAGCGATCGAGAGCTTCCAGAGCCGAGATCCGATCCATCACAGCTGACGACTCTTCATCTTCGTCAGGACAAGGTAAGATTCAATCAAACAAGCTTCAGAGACGATCGGTGAATCCTTCTatgccgccaccaccaccagctCCGCCTGTTTTCACTAGCCGGAGTACAAACCCTAGAAACGGTTTCGTCGTCGGCAAGGAATCTTTCTTCCCTTCTTCCTCCAG GAATCTAGAAGATCGATCAGCCAACGGATCACCATCAAGGAACAACAACATGAACGGCCGTATGATGTCCAGATCGGGTGGTGGCTCAAAGCGATCTCCACCTTCACCTGACCAAATCGAGAAGAGATCAAGCGTACTTAGAGATCAGAGACAAAACGGGTTtgatcatcaacaacaacaacagcatcaGAGAGTGGTCAGATCAGAATCAACGGCTCATCATCCAGAAGTGGAGATGaatggaggagagagagagaaagcaacgCAAGAGTGGCCAAGGATCTACATTGCTTTGTCTaggaaagagaaggaagaagatttcTTGGTTATGAAAGGAACTAAGCTTCCTCATAGACCCAGGAAACGTGCTAAGAACATTGATAAAGCCCTTCAG TTTTGTTTCCCAGGGATGTGGTTATCTGATTTGACCAAGAACCGTTATGAAGTTAGGGAgaagaaaaatgtgaagaag